From the genome of Candidatus Latescibacterota bacterium:
TACAGCCTGATCACAGCAAAGATCGGATTCCTGCTGGATAACGACACCCTCGACACGATCGTCATCGGAGGCCCCTCCTACTTCGCCATCGATGTCGAGATCAAGGGAAAAGCCGCACACGCGGGGATGGAGCCGGAAAAGGGTATCAACGCGATCCAGGCGGCAGCCAGGGCGATATCTGCACTGAAGCTCGGCCGTCTCGATGAAGAGACCACAGCCAACGTAGGAGTGATCAAGGGTGGGATGATCCGAAACGGCGTTCCCGACGCTGTGAGCTTCCTCGCCGAATGCAGAAGCCTGAACCATGAGAAGGGACAGGCGCTAGCCGACGAAATGATCGGAATCATCCGCAAGGAGATCGAAGGCTACGGAGCCTCGGTCGAGATCAAGGTCGACAACCTCTGCAAGGCAGTGGATATTCCTGCCGATTCACACAGCGTCGAGATCTCGAAAAAAGCGCTCAAAACAGTCGGTATAGACGCGGAGACTACATTCATAACCGGATTTACCGATGCTTCGATCTACAACAACAAGGGGATCGAAGTGGCCGTCGTCGGGATCGGTGCGCAGAGGGAGCATTCCACCGAAGAACATATCCATGTCGCCGACATGGAAAAGGCTCTCGGGATGATCGTCGAGATCATGCGGCTCTGCGCAGAGTGATGGAGCTATAGACCGGGAGATTCGGTTCTCCACTGAGTGACAGAACTATTGCCGGGGAGTGAAAGACCTCACTCCCCGCTACTCGTTTATGGTCACACCACAGGCTTCGACATTGTTGTTCTCGTTACTCTCGGTGATTACACCCTCAGTGTCCGAGACGATCAGAATGAACTGGGCACCGAGACGCGATGAAGGCACGGTAAAGGCGATCTCTATCCTCTGCTGCTCACCGGTAGCCAATTCTGGAATAATGATCGGGGAAACCGGGATCGATTCGTC
Proteins encoded in this window:
- a CDS encoding M20/M25/M40 family metallo-hydrolase, producing the protein MSDRMIKQFMEMVRIDSESGNEAAMIDYLQMEFTAMGAEAIKDSYGNLVAKFPEKGCSGKAPILLSCHADTVLPGQGIEPVLADGVIRSAGDTILGADDKAGIAEMIEALRTAEVYPPIEIAISRQEEVGLLGVKNMDYSLITAKIGFLLDNDTLDTIVIGGPSYFAIDVEIKGKAAHAGMEPEKGINAIQAAARAISALKLGRLDEETTANVGVIKGGMIRNGVPDAVSFLAECRSLNHEKGQALADEMIGIIRKEIEGYGASVEIKVDNLCKAVDIPADSHSVEISKKALKTVGIDAETTFITGFTDASIYNNKGIEVAVVGIGAQREHSTEEHIHVADMEKALGMIVEIMRLCAE